One genomic segment of Pseudomonas sp. RU47 includes these proteins:
- a CDS encoding PhoH family protein: protein MDDHGRSPSSNQPILYVLDTNVLIHDPNALLNFEEHHVAIPMTVLEELDKLKSGHHSVAAECRQAIRLIDKTLGDASPEDVELGVPIQRGKGGPKGLLSILMSKQAESNLILPEHLNDNKIINQLIDLHTRDPKKPVVLVTKDINMRLKARACGIDAEDYSTDQLVDDVSLLPNGYHNMTGSFWDRVSKVDTRQDHGRTWHQVQLIDNLPAVHINEFIIDEQGFVGWIKEIDEAKLLILDLHQEPLLHQEAWGLKPRDIYQSLALYALLDPDIHLVNLSGAAGSGKTILALAAAIEQTMVSKRYRRIIATRSVQGLDQEIGFLPGTEAEKMEPWLGAITDNLEALHMDDENTHGSVDYILSKVPLQFKSLNYIRGRSFQQSLILIDECQNLTPHQMKTIITRAGAGSKVVCLGNLAQIDTPYLSATSSGLTYLTERFKDFPNGVHITLQGVPRSILAEYAETHL from the coding sequence ATGGATGATCACGGACGTAGCCCTTCCTCCAACCAGCCAATCCTTTATGTACTCGATACCAACGTATTGATTCACGATCCAAACGCCCTGCTGAATTTCGAAGAACACCACGTCGCGATCCCGATGACCGTGCTTGAAGAGCTGGACAAGCTCAAGAGCGGGCATCACAGCGTGGCCGCTGAGTGCCGTCAGGCCATCCGGCTGATCGACAAGACCCTGGGCGATGCGTCCCCGGAAGATGTCGAACTGGGTGTGCCGATCCAGCGCGGCAAGGGCGGGCCGAAGGGCTTGCTGTCAATTCTGATGAGCAAGCAGGCCGAATCTAACCTGATTCTGCCCGAGCATCTGAACGACAACAAAATCATCAACCAACTGATCGACCTGCACACCCGCGACCCGAAAAAACCGGTGGTGCTGGTCACCAAAGACATCAACATGCGCCTCAAGGCGCGCGCCTGCGGCATTGATGCCGAGGATTACAGCACCGACCAACTGGTCGATGACGTGTCCCTGCTGCCCAACGGCTACCACAACATGACCGGCTCTTTCTGGGACCGCGTGAGCAAGGTCGACACCCGTCAGGACCACGGCCGCACCTGGCATCAAGTGCAACTGATCGACAACCTGCCGGCGGTGCACATCAACGAGTTCATCATTGACGAACAGGGCTTTGTCGGCTGGATCAAGGAGATTGACGAGGCCAAGCTGCTGATCCTCGACCTGCACCAGGAACCGCTGCTGCATCAAGAGGCTTGGGGGCTCAAGCCGCGCGACATCTACCAGAGCCTGGCGCTGTACGCGCTGCTCGATCCGGACATTCATCTGGTCAATCTGTCGGGTGCTGCCGGTTCCGGTAAAACCATTCTGGCACTGGCCGCTGCGATCGAGCAGACCATGGTCAGCAAGCGTTATCGCCGCATCATCGCCACCCGTAGCGTGCAGGGTCTGGATCAGGAGATCGGTTTCCTGCCCGGCACCGAAGCGGAAAAAATGGAGCCTTGGCTGGGCGCCATCACCGACAACCTCGAAGCCTTGCACATGGATGACGAAAACACCCATGGCAGCGTCGATTACATCCTCAGCAAAGTGCCGTTGCAGTTCAAATCGCTCAACTACATTCGCGGGCGCAGCTTCCAGCAGAGCCTGATCCTGATCGACGAATGCCAGAACCTCACGCCGCACCAGATGAAAACCATCATCACCCGTGCCGGCGCCGGTTCCAAAGTGGTGTGCCTGGGCAACCTCGCACAGATCGACACCCCTTACCTGTCCGCGACCAGCTCCGGGCTGACGTATCTGACCGAACGCTTCAAGGATTTCCCCAACGGTGTGCACATCACCCTGCAAGGGGTGCCTCGCTCGATTCTGGCTGAATACGCCGAAACCCATTTGTAA
- the moaC gene encoding cyclic pyranopterin monophosphate synthase MoaC: protein MLTHLDSQGRANMVDVTEKAVTFREATAQALVRMLPETLQMIVSGGHPKGDVFAVARIAGIQAAKKTSDLIPLCHPLMLTGVKVELSADGEDTVRIVARCKLSGQTGVEMEALTAASVAALTIYDMCKAVDRGMTIESVRLLEKVGGKSGHFQAEQP from the coding sequence GTGCTGACTCATCTCGATTCCCAAGGTCGCGCCAACATGGTCGACGTCACCGAAAAAGCCGTGACGTTCCGTGAAGCGACGGCCCAAGCGCTGGTGCGCATGCTCCCCGAAACGCTGCAGATGATCGTCAGCGGCGGCCATCCCAAGGGCGATGTGTTCGCCGTGGCGCGCATTGCCGGCATTCAGGCGGCGAAGAAAACCAGTGATCTGATTCCCCTGTGCCATCCGCTGATGCTCACCGGCGTCAAAGTCGAACTCAGTGCCGATGGTGAAGACACCGTGCGCATCGTCGCCCGCTGCAAACTGTCCGGGCAGACCGGCGTCGAGATGGAAGCGCTGACCGCCGCCAGCGTCGCCGCGCTGACCATTTACGACATGTGCAAAGCTGTCGATCGCGGCATGACCATCGAAAGCGTGCGCCTGCTGGAGAAGGTCGGCGGCAAGAGCGGGCACTTTCAGGCGGAGCAGCCATGA
- a CDS encoding MoaD/ThiS family protein has product MNLTVKFFARYREALGVDSVKVEGDFATVDDVRALLVQRDGADVLSEQNLMCARNEDLCQLDEPVVDGDEVAFFPTVTGG; this is encoded by the coding sequence ATGAACCTGACCGTGAAGTTTTTTGCCCGTTACCGTGAAGCGCTGGGCGTGGATTCGGTGAAGGTTGAAGGTGATTTCGCTACTGTTGACGACGTGCGAGCGTTGCTGGTGCAGCGTGATGGCGCTGATGTGCTGAGCGAGCAGAATCTGATGTGCGCACGCAACGAAGACCTCTGCCAGCTCGACGAGCCAGTGGTCGATGGCGACGAAGTGGCGTTTTTCCCCACCGTGACCGGAGGCTGA
- the moaE gene encoding molybdopterin synthase catalytic subunit MoaE — MAIRVQATPFDPGAEVNAMHAANVGVGAVVSFVGYVRDFNDGLDVAGMFLEHYPGMTEKALGKIAIEAEQRWPLLKLEVLHRIGALEPGEPIVFVGAASAHRQAAFDACAFVMDYLKTRAPFWKKENTSDGPRWVEGRDSDHAAADRWKK; from the coding sequence ATGGCGATTCGCGTGCAGGCCACGCCGTTCGACCCGGGCGCTGAAGTCAACGCGATGCACGCGGCCAATGTCGGCGTCGGCGCGGTGGTGAGTTTTGTCGGCTATGTGCGCGACTTCAATGATGGCCTGGATGTGGCCGGGATGTTCCTTGAACACTATCCGGGCATGACCGAAAAAGCCCTCGGCAAGATCGCCATCGAAGCCGAACAGCGCTGGCCGCTGCTGAAACTGGAAGTGCTGCACCGCATCGGCGCACTGGAACCGGGCGAACCGATCGTCTTCGTCGGTGCCGCGAGCGCCCATCGCCAGGCCGCGTTCGATGCCTGCGCCTTCGTCATGGACTACCTGAAAACCCGTGCACCGTTCTGGAAGAAGGAAAACACCAGCGACGGGCCGCGTTGGGTTGAGGGGCGGGACAGTGATCACGCGGCTGCGGATCGCTGGAAGAAATAA
- a CDS encoding ABC transporter substrate-binding protein produces the protein MKKLPLITGLALSLLASASVFAAEQTLRIGIEAAYPPFASKTDKGEIVGFDYDIGNALCAQMKVKCVWVEGEFDGLIPSLKVKKIDMALSSMTINEDRKKSVDFSHKYYFTSSRLVMKEGASVDDQYASLKGKNVGVQRATTTDRYATEVFEPKGINVKRYSNNEEIYMDLAAGRLDAIFADTIPLNDFLSMPRGKGYAFVGPELKDPKYVGEGAGIAVRKGNAELVSQLNGAIDGIRASGEYQKISEKYFKSDIYGD, from the coding sequence ATGAAGAAACTCCCCCTCATCACCGGTCTTGCCCTAAGCCTGTTGGCCTCCGCCAGTGTGTTCGCCGCCGAACAAACCCTGCGCATCGGCATTGAAGCCGCTTATCCGCCGTTCGCCTCGAAAACCGACAAGGGCGAAATCGTCGGTTTCGACTACGACATCGGTAATGCCCTGTGCGCGCAAATGAAGGTCAAGTGCGTGTGGGTCGAAGGTGAGTTCGACGGTCTGATTCCTTCGCTGAAAGTGAAGAAAATCGATATGGCGCTGTCCTCGATGACCATCAACGAAGACCGCAAGAAGTCGGTGGATTTCAGCCACAAGTACTACTTCACTTCGTCGCGGCTGGTGATGAAAGAAGGCGCCAGCGTTGACGATCAATACGCCAGCCTGAAGGGCAAGAACGTCGGCGTGCAGCGCGCGACCACCACTGATCGTTACGCCACCGAGGTGTTCGAGCCGAAGGGCATCAACGTCAAGCGCTACAGCAACAACGAAGAGATCTACATGGATTTGGCGGCAGGGCGGCTGGATGCGATTTTTGCCGACACCATTCCGTTGAATGACTTTTTATCGATGCCGCGTGGCAAGGGTTATGCGTTCGTCGGGCCTGAGTTGAAGGATCCGAAGTACGTGGGCGAGGGGGCGGGGATTGCAGTGCGCAAGGGTAATGCCGAATTGGTCAGCCAGTTGAATGGGGCCATTGATGGCATTCGCGCGAGTGGCGAATATCAGAAGATTTCCGAGAAGTATTTCAAGTCCGACATTTACGGCGACTGA
- a CDS encoding helix-turn-helix transcriptional regulator, whose protein sequence is MTAPEFDPALDNFRAIADAIATLFFPHAEVVLHDLRTQKVDYIANNLSKREIGDDSSLEDMLSEDVSDRNIGPYEKLNWDGQKIRSLSSVLRDNEGLPLAVLCINLNISLFENAKAALDLFLSPSKLIPQPDSLFRDDWQERINTFLHAWLRERQLSLNLLTRDHKRELVLALHAEGAFKGKSASNYVANVLNMGRATVYKHLKEMKG, encoded by the coding sequence ATGACCGCCCCTGAGTTCGACCCGGCGCTGGATAACTTCCGCGCCATCGCCGATGCCATCGCCACACTGTTCTTTCCGCACGCCGAAGTGGTGCTGCACGACCTGCGCACGCAGAAGGTCGATTACATCGCCAACAACCTGTCCAAACGCGAGATCGGTGACGACTCATCGCTGGAAGACATGCTCAGCGAGGATGTCAGCGACCGTAATATCGGTCCGTACGAAAAGCTCAATTGGGACGGCCAGAAGATCCGTAGCCTGAGCAGCGTCCTGCGCGACAACGAAGGCCTGCCGCTGGCGGTGCTGTGCATCAACTTGAATATTTCGCTGTTCGAAAATGCCAAGGCGGCGCTGGACCTGTTCCTCTCACCGAGCAAACTGATCCCGCAACCGGACTCACTGTTTCGCGATGACTGGCAGGAGCGCATCAACACCTTCCTCCACGCCTGGCTGCGCGAACGGCAGCTGAGCCTGAATCTGCTGACCCGCGATCACAAGCGTGAACTGGTGCTGGCACTGCACGCCGAAGGCGCGTTCAAGGGCAAGAGCGCCTCGAACTATGTGGCCAATGTGCTGAACATGGGGCGGGCGACGGTGTACAAGCATTTGAAGGAAATGAAGGGCTAA
- a CDS encoding NAD(P)/FAD-dependent oxidoreductase: protein MSQADFIIIGGGIAGASTGFWLSPHGKVVVLERESHPAYHSTGRSAALFTAAYGTPQVRALTQASRAFFDNPPSGFCEHPLLTPRGEMTVDFTGDAAELNNQYLSAKATVPEMQLLSADEACARLPILRREKVHGAIYDPSASDIDTDALHQGYLRGIRRNHGDVHTDCEVLGLNRDVDGLWHVQTNGQTFSAPLIINAAGAWADKIGVLAGAKPLGLQPKRRAAFIFAGPEGVDIHHWPMLVSLDESFYMKPDAGMFLGSPANADPVEPHDVQPEELDIAMGIYQIEEATTLTIRRPTRTWAGLRSFVGDGDLLSGFDPQVAGLFWVAAQGGYGIQTSPAMGQASAALVRGEPLPEHLRDFGLSSAMLSPARLA, encoded by the coding sequence ATGAGCCAGGCAGATTTCATCATCATCGGCGGCGGAATTGCCGGCGCTTCCACCGGGTTCTGGCTGTCGCCGCACGGCAAAGTGGTCGTGCTCGAACGTGAATCCCATCCGGCCTATCACTCCACCGGACGCTCCGCCGCGCTGTTCACCGCAGCCTATGGCACACCACAAGTACGCGCGCTGACCCAGGCCAGCCGGGCGTTTTTCGACAACCCGCCCAGCGGTTTCTGCGAACACCCACTGCTGACCCCGCGCGGAGAAATGACCGTCGATTTCACCGGTGACGCCGCCGAACTGAACAACCAATACCTCAGCGCCAAAGCCACCGTGCCGGAAATGCAATTGCTCAGCGCCGACGAAGCCTGTGCGCGGCTGCCAATCCTGCGTCGGGAAAAAGTCCACGGCGCGATCTACGATCCAAGTGCCAGCGACATCGACACCGACGCCTTGCATCAGGGCTACCTGCGCGGCATCCGCCGCAACCACGGCGACGTGCACACCGACTGCGAAGTACTCGGCCTGAACCGCGACGTCGACGGCCTCTGGCACGTACAAACAAACGGCCAGACTTTCAGCGCACCGTTGATCATCAACGCCGCTGGCGCCTGGGCCGACAAAATCGGCGTTTTGGCCGGTGCCAAGCCGCTGGGCCTGCAACCGAAACGCCGCGCCGCATTTATTTTCGCCGGCCCCGAAGGCGTCGACATTCATCACTGGCCGATGCTGGTCAGCCTCGACGAATCCTTCTATATGAAGCCTGACGCCGGCATGTTTCTCGGCTCGCCGGCCAACGCCGACCCGGTCGAACCCCACGACGTGCAGCCGGAAGAGCTGGACATCGCGATGGGCATCTACCAGATCGAAGAAGCGACCACGCTGACCATCCGCCGCCCGACCCGCACGTGGGCCGGGCTGCGCAGTTTCGTCGGCGACGGTGATCTGCTCAGCGGTTTCGATCCGCAGGTGGCGGGGCTGTTCTGGGTCGCGGCGCAAGGTGGTTATGGCATCCAGACTTCGCCAGCCATGGGCCAGGCCAGTGCGGCATTGGTGCGCGGCGAGCCTTTGCCCGAGCACTTGCGTGACTTCGGCCTGAGCAGCGCCATGCTCTCCCCTGCCCGCCTCGCCTGA
- a CDS encoding ornithine cyclodeaminase family protein, which translates to MSSTPHVIDQAQARELLARIDVPQILRKLFRDLAAGNAVQPAQQLVEFPQGAGDFINYLGVLAEDGVYGVKTSPYIVREQGPLVTAWTLLMSMKTGHPLLLCDAGELTTARTAATTAVAVDALAPLNASRLAIIGSGKVAQAHLHYVKSLRDWQSISLYSPSLSADAQTQALLKAITPNLKIADSRDAAIAEADVIMLCTSSAGPVIDPAALSKPALITSISTNAPRAHEVPPQSLNGMQVFCDYRLTTPGSAGEMLIASEQHGWSKDLIVGDLADLLSEKVQRPDYDRHVFFRSIGLGLEDIALANAVYHLTH; encoded by the coding sequence ATGTCCAGTACGCCCCACGTGATCGACCAAGCCCAGGCCCGCGAGTTACTGGCGCGCATTGATGTGCCGCAGATCCTGCGCAAGCTGTTCCGAGACCTGGCTGCCGGAAACGCCGTGCAGCCGGCGCAGCAACTGGTGGAATTCCCGCAGGGTGCCGGCGACTTCATCAACTATCTGGGGGTGCTGGCAGAGGACGGCGTGTACGGTGTGAAGACTTCTCCTTATATCGTTCGCGAGCAAGGCCCGTTGGTGACGGCGTGGACACTGCTGATGTCGATGAAAACCGGCCACCCGCTGCTGCTCTGCGATGCCGGTGAACTGACCACCGCGCGCACCGCCGCGACCACCGCCGTGGCTGTCGACGCCCTAGCGCCGCTGAATGCCTCGCGACTGGCGATCATTGGCAGCGGCAAGGTTGCCCAGGCGCATCTGCACTACGTGAAGTCGCTGCGCGACTGGCAGAGCATCAGCCTGTATTCGCCAAGCCTGTCCGCCGACGCGCAAACCCAGGCACTGTTGAAAGCCATTACGCCCAATCTGAAGATCGCTGACAGCCGTGATGCGGCCATCGCCGAGGCCGATGTGATCATGCTCTGCACTTCGTCCGCCGGACCGGTGATCGATCCTGCCGCATTGAGCAAACCGGCGCTGATCACCTCGATCAGCACCAATGCCCCACGCGCCCACGAAGTGCCGCCGCAGAGCCTCAACGGCATGCAGGTGTTCTGTGACTATCGTCTGACCACGCCGGGGTCGGCCGGTGAGATGTTGATTGCCAGTGAACAACATGGCTGGAGCAAGGATTTAATTGTTGGTGATCTCGCCGATCTGCTCAGCGAAAAAGTGCAGCGCCCGGATTACGATCGTCACGTGTTCTTCCGTTCAATCGGCCTTGGCCTGGAAGACATTGCCCTCGCCAATGCGGTTTACCACCTAACCCACTAA
- the rhlB gene encoding ATP-dependent RNA helicase RhlB: MTVLKALKKMFGKSEAEQLAPVPSAPSHAPGHRTDAPQADRPAPVAAPKQPPKPAPAAPVAAEPARSEAPKPVKPRREPKPKAPVIAWKLEDFVVEPQEGKTRFHDFKLSPELMHAIQDLGFPYCTPIQAQVLGFTLAGKDAIGRAQTGTGKTAAFLISIITQLLQTPPPKERYMGEPRALIIAPTRELVVQIAKDAADLTKYTGLNVMTFVGGMDFDKQLKHLEARHCDILVATPGRLLDFNQRGDVHLDMVEVMVLDEADRMLDMGFIPQVRQIIRQTPPKSERQTLLFSATFTEDVMNLAKQWTTDPAIVEIEITNVANENVEQHIYAVAGADKYKLLYNLVNDNGWERVIVFANRKDEVRRIEERLVRDGINAAQLSGDVPQHKRIKTLEGFREGKIRVLVATDVAGRGIHIDGISHVINFTLPEVPDDYVHRIGRTGRAGADGVSISFAGEDDSYQLPSIEEKLGRKISCETPPTHLLRAVERKRPQ, encoded by the coding sequence ATGACCGTGCTCAAAGCACTCAAGAAGATGTTCGGTAAAAGCGAGGCTGAGCAGCTCGCGCCAGTTCCCAGTGCGCCGTCGCACGCCCCCGGTCATCGCACCGATGCCCCACAGGCCGACCGCCCCGCTCCCGTAGCGGCACCGAAGCAGCCACCCAAACCTGCACCGGCCGCACCCGTCGCCGCCGAACCTGCCCGCAGCGAAGCGCCGAAACCGGTCAAGCCACGCCGCGAACCGAAGCCCAAGGCGCCGGTCATTGCGTGGAAACTCGAAGACTTTGTCGTCGAGCCACAGGAAGGCAAAACCCGCTTCCACGATTTCAAGCTGTCTCCAGAACTGATGCACGCCATCCAGGATCTGGGCTTCCCGTATTGCACGCCGATCCAGGCGCAGGTGCTGGGCTTCACCCTCGCCGGCAAAGACGCCATTGGCCGCGCGCAGACCGGCACCGGTAAAACCGCCGCGTTTCTGATTTCGATCATCACCCAGTTGCTGCAAACTCCGCCGCCGAAAGAACGCTACATGGGTGAACCCCGTGCGCTGATCATCGCGCCGACCCGTGAGCTGGTTGTGCAGATCGCCAAGGACGCCGCCGACCTGACCAAGTACACCGGCCTCAACGTCATGACGTTTGTTGGCGGCATGGACTTCGACAAGCAACTCAAGCACCTCGAAGCGCGCCATTGCGACATCCTCGTTGCCACCCCGGGCCGTCTGCTCGACTTCAACCAACGCGGCGACGTGCACCTGGACATGGTCGAAGTGATGGTGCTGGACGAAGCCGACCGCATGCTCGACATGGGCTTCATCCCGCAAGTACGGCAGATCATTCGCCAGACCCCGCCGAAGTCCGAACGCCAGACCCTGCTGTTCTCCGCGACCTTCACCGAAGACGTGATGAACCTCGCCAAGCAGTGGACCACCGATCCTGCGATCGTCGAAATCGAAATCACCAACGTGGCCAACGAAAACGTCGAGCAGCACATCTATGCGGTGGCCGGTGCCGACAAATACAAACTGCTCTACAACCTGGTCAACGATAACGGCTGGGAACGTGTGATCGTGTTTGCCAACCGCAAGGACGAAGTGCGTCGCATCGAAGAGCGTCTGGTGCGCGACGGCATTAACGCTGCGCAACTGTCCGGCGATGTGCCGCAACACAAACGCATAAAGACCCTGGAAGGTTTCCGCGAAGGCAAGATTCGCGTACTGGTCGCCACCGATGTGGCCGGTCGCGGCATCCACATCGACGGCATCAGCCACGTGATCAACTTCACCCTGCCGGAAGTCCCGGACGACTACGTGCACCGCATCGGCCGGACCGGTCGTGCTGGCGCCGATGGCGTATCGATCAGCTTCGCCGGTGAGGACGACTCCTACCAGTTGCCGTCCATCGAAGAAAAGCTCGGTCGCAAGATCAGCTGTGAAACGCCGCCGACGCATCTGTTGCGTGCGGTTGAGCGCAAGCGTCCGCAGTAA
- a CDS encoding alpha/beta hydrolase produces MTEPLILQPVKPADACVIWLHGLGADRYDFLPVAEALQESLLSTRFVLPQAPTLPVTINGGYAMPSWYDIKAMSPARAIDRDQLEASADRIIELIENQRASGIDASRIFLAGFSQGGAVVLHTAFVKWQGPLGGVLALSTYAPTFSDEMELLASQQRIPALCLHGQFDGVVQNSMGRSAYEHLVKHGVTVTWQEYPMEHEVLPEEIRDIGVWLSERLR; encoded by the coding sequence ATGACCGAGCCCTTGATTCTTCAGCCTGTTAAGCCCGCAGATGCCTGCGTGATCTGGCTGCACGGCCTCGGCGCCGATCGCTACGACTTTCTGCCGGTGGCCGAGGCGCTGCAGGAAAGCCTGCTGAGCACGCGCTTCGTGCTGCCGCAGGCGCCCACACTTCCAGTGACGATAAATGGCGGATATGCCATGCCGAGCTGGTACGACATTAAAGCCATGAGTCCGGCGCGGGCGATTGACCGTGACCAGCTGGAAGCGTCGGCGGATCGCATCATCGAATTGATCGAAAACCAGCGCGCCAGCGGAATAGACGCTTCGCGGATTTTCCTCGCCGGGTTTTCCCAGGGTGGCGCGGTCGTATTGCACACCGCATTTGTGAAATGGCAGGGGCCGTTGGGTGGCGTGCTGGCGTTGTCGACGTATGCGCCGACCTTCAGTGACGAGATGGAGCTTTTAGCCAGTCAACAGCGGATTCCTGCGCTGTGCCTGCACGGCCAGTTCGATGGCGTGGTGCAAAACTCGATGGGCCGCAGTGCCTACGAGCATTTGGTGAAGCATGGTGTCACCGTGACATGGCAGGAATACCCAATGGAGCACGAAGTGTTACCCGAGGAAATTCGCGACATCGGTGTCTGGTTGAGCGAGCGCCTGCGCTAA
- a CDS encoding amino acid ABC transporter substrate-binding protein, which translates to MKMLKSTLAIVTAATVLGVSGFAQAGATLDGVKKKGFVQCGVSDGLPGFSVPDATGKILGIDADVCRAVAAAVFGDATKVKFSQLNAKERFTALQSGEIDILSRNTTMTSSRDAGMGLKFPGFITYYDGIGFLVNNKLGVKSAKELDGATICIQAGTTTELNVSDYFRGNGLKYTPITFDTSDESAKSLESGRCDVLTSDKSQLFAQRSKLASPKDYVVLPETISKEPLGPVVRNGDDEWLAIVRWVGYALLNTEEAGITSKNVEAEAKSTKNPDVARMLGADGEYGKDLKLPKDWVVQIVKQVGNYGEIFEKNLGKSTPLEIDRGLNALWNNGGIQYAPPVR; encoded by the coding sequence ATGAAGATGTTGAAATCCACTCTGGCGATCGTGACTGCAGCAACAGTTCTCGGCGTCAGCGGGTTCGCTCAGGCGGGTGCAACCCTGGATGGCGTGAAGAAGAAAGGTTTCGTGCAGTGTGGCGTGAGCGACGGTCTGCCGGGCTTCTCGGTACCGGACGCGACCGGCAAGATCCTCGGGATCGACGCTGACGTCTGCCGCGCTGTGGCCGCTGCCGTCTTCGGCGATGCGACCAAAGTCAAATTCAGTCAGTTGAACGCCAAAGAGCGCTTCACCGCGCTGCAATCGGGCGAGATCGACATCCTGTCGCGCAACACCACCATGACCAGTTCCCGTGACGCGGGCATGGGCCTGAAATTCCCGGGCTTCATTACCTACTACGACGGCATCGGCTTCCTGGTAAACAACAAGCTGGGCGTGAAAAGTGCCAAAGAGCTGGACGGTGCAACCATCTGCATCCAGGCCGGTACCACCACCGAGCTGAACGTTTCCGACTACTTCCGTGGCAACGGTCTGAAATACACCCCGATCACTTTCGACACCTCCGATGAAAGCGCCAAGTCGCTGGAATCCGGTCGTTGCGACGTGCTGACCTCCGACAAGTCCCAGCTGTTCGCCCAGCGCAGCAAGCTGGCTTCGCCGAAGGACTACGTGGTTCTGCCGGAAACCATTTCCAAAGAACCGCTGGGCCCGGTCGTACGTAATGGCGACGACGAGTGGCTGGCCATCGTCCGTTGGGTAGGCTACGCGCTGCTCAACACCGAAGAAGCCGGTATCACTTCGAAGAACGTCGAAGCGGAAGCCAAGTCGACCAAGAACCCGGACGTCGCCCGTATGCTCGGCGCTGACGGCGAGTACGGCAAAGACCTGAAGCTGCCGAAAGACTGGGTGGTGCAGATCGTCAAACAAGTCGGCAACTACGGCGAAATCTTCGAGAAAAACCTCGGCAAGAGCACTCCGCTGGAAATCGACCGCGGCTTGAACGCCCTGTGGAACAACGGCGGCATTCAGTACGCACCACCAGTGCGCTAA
- a CDS encoding amino acid ABC transporter permease → MQNSIGAPKQRLSLSDPRVRAWLFQIITVVAVVSLGWYLFDNTQTNLQHRGITSGFGFLERSAGFGIAQHLIDYTEADSYARVFVIGLLNTLLVTVIGVVLATILGFIIGVARLSQNWIISKLATVYVEVFRNIPPLLQILFWYFAVFLTMPGPRNSHNFGDTFFVSSRGLNMPAALAADGFWAFVISIVVAIVGIVLMTRWANKRFEETGVPFHKFWVGLAILLVIPTLCALIFGAPLHWEMPELKGFNFVGGWVLIPELLALTLALTVYTAAFIAEIVRSGIKSVSHGQTEAARSLGLRNGPTLRKVIIPQALRVIIPPLTSQYLNLAKNSSLAAGIGYPEMVSLFAGTVLNQTGQAIEVIAITMSVYLAISISISLLMNWYNKRIALIER, encoded by the coding sequence ATGCAAAATTCAATCGGCGCACCAAAGCAGAGGCTCAGCCTCAGCGATCCACGAGTGCGTGCGTGGCTATTCCAGATCATCACCGTTGTGGCGGTGGTCTCGCTGGGCTGGTACCTGTTCGACAACACGCAAACCAACCTTCAGCACCGGGGCATTACCTCCGGTTTCGGCTTTCTGGAGCGCAGTGCCGGGTTCGGCATCGCTCAACACCTGATCGACTACACGGAAGCGGACAGCTATGCCCGTGTGTTTGTCATCGGTCTGCTCAACACCCTGTTGGTGACTGTGATTGGCGTGGTTCTGGCGACGATCCTCGGTTTCATCATCGGTGTAGCGCGGCTGTCGCAGAACTGGATCATCAGTAAACTGGCGACGGTGTATGTGGAAGTGTTCCGCAACATTCCGCCGCTGCTGCAAATCCTGTTCTGGTACTTCGCGGTGTTCCTGACCATGCCGGGGCCGCGCAACAGCCACAACTTCGGCGACACCTTTTTCGTCAGCAGCCGTGGCCTGAACATGCCGGCCGCATTGGCTGCGGACGGGTTCTGGGCGTTCGTGATCAGCATCGTGGTCGCCATCGTCGGTATCGTGCTGATGACGCGCTGGGCCAACAAGCGCTTTGAAGAAACCGGCGTGCCGTTTCACAAGTTCTGGGTCGGCCTGGCGATTCTGCTGGTGATTCCGACCTTGTGCGCACTGATCTTTGGCGCACCGCTGCACTGGGAAATGCCCGAGCTCAAAGGCTTCAACTTTGTTGGCGGCTGGGTGCTGATCCCGGAACTGCTTGCCTTGACCCTGGCCCTGACCGTGTACACCGCGGCGTTCATCGCCGAGATCGTGCGTTCCGGGATCAAGTCGGTCAGCCATGGCCAGACTGAGGCGGCGCGTTCCCTCGGCCTGCGCAACGGCCCGACCCTGCGCAAGGTGATCATTCCGCAAGCCCTGCGCGTGATCATTCCGCCACTGACCAGCCAATACCTCAACCTGGCGAAAAACTCTTCGCTGGCGGCCGGTATCGGTTACCCGGAAATGGTGTCGCTGTTCGCCGGCACGGTGCTTAACCAGACCGGTCAGGCGATCGAAGTGATTGCCATCACCATGAGCGTGTACCTGGCGATCAGTATCAGCATTTCCCTGCTGATGAACTGGTACAACAAGCGCATTGCGCTGATCGAGCGGTAA